One window of the Elusimicrobium sp. An273 genome contains the following:
- the nth gene encoding endonuclease III translates to MPAKKTDVNELLKALKKLYPEHIIPLHHQNAWQLLCAVILSAQCTDERVNQITPALFQAFPTPQAMARADIKEVEKLIHSAGFYHSKALSLIESSKRICDVYGGEVPQNMKDLLTLRGVARKTANVMLGDYFKKPEGIVVDTHIKRLSFRLGLTRQTDPVKVEQDLMKVIPYKYWAWFGIALILHGRQVCNARKPECSRCTLAGFCPRKGVKISA, encoded by the coding sequence ATGCCCGCTAAAAAAACGGATGTAAATGAGCTGTTAAAAGCGTTAAAAAAATTATACCCCGAGCATATTATTCCGCTTCATCATCAAAATGCCTGGCAGCTGTTGTGCGCGGTCATTTTGTCGGCCCAGTGCACCGACGAACGCGTAAACCAAATTACGCCCGCCTTATTTCAGGCGTTCCCCACGCCGCAGGCCATGGCCCGGGCGGATATCAAAGAGGTGGAAAAATTAATCCACTCGGCGGGTTTTTACCACAGTAAAGCGCTGTCTTTAATAGAAAGTTCCAAACGCATTTGTGACGTATACGGCGGCGAAGTGCCGCAAAATATGAAGGATTTGCTTACCCTTCGCGGCGTAGCGCGCAAAACGGCCAATGTGATGCTGGGCGATTATTTTAAGAAACCCGAAGGCATTGTGGTGGATACGCACATCAAACGCTTATCGTTTCGCCTGGGGCTTACCCGGCAAACCGATCCCGTAAAAGTGGAACAAGATTTGATGAAAGTGATTCCCTACAAGTACTGGGCGTGGTTTGGCATTGCGCTTATTTTGCACGGCCGCCAGGTATGCAACGCGCGCAAGCCGGAATGTTCGCGCTGTACGCTGGCCGGGTTCTGCCCGCGAAAAGGGGTAAAAATATCGGCTTAG
- a CDS encoding DMT family transporter, giving the protein MSYILALCLALCWGTAFLASKNIVESLPPYWGTFYRVLAGLCFFIVLYAVQRKNLKCPIKQLWRPWAIGLLLILLPFAAISWGQRFVAPTIGGIFNGTVPIWSFIAGAVLLKGEDRFTWRRAAGVTVGMIGLLIIMHPMISAAKLNASPMALYGCFAFLIMAWSYSLGNVLTKKIMVDSNAMTHEANTFHQYLFSAVVLLIISFLAEPVPAASAFTTKVVLSIISAGVFSSAVAFLLMVALIKRWGATRMASVTYFTPVVAMASDMIAFGRMPTGAELGGLLLIFASLVMIQKKVEPESK; this is encoded by the coding sequence ATGAGCTACATACTGGCCTTGTGTTTGGCACTTTGTTGGGGGACGGCTTTTTTGGCGTCCAAAAATATCGTGGAAAGTCTGCCGCCGTACTGGGGTACGTTCTACCGGGTGTTGGCGGGGTTGTGTTTCTTTATCGTTTTGTATGCCGTGCAACGGAAAAATTTGAAATGCCCGATTAAACAGCTTTGGCGGCCGTGGGCGATCGGCCTGCTGCTGATTTTACTGCCGTTTGCCGCCATTTCTTGGGGCCAGCGCTTTGTCGCGCCGACGATCGGCGGTATTTTTAACGGTACGGTGCCGATCTGGTCGTTTATTGCAGGGGCCGTACTGCTCAAAGGCGAAGACCGCTTTACCTGGCGCCGCGCCGCCGGCGTAACGGTGGGGATGATCGGGCTTTTGATTATCATGCACCCGATGATTTCCGCCGCCAAACTAAACGCCAGCCCGATGGCGTTGTACGGCTGTTTTGCGTTCCTCATTATGGCGTGGTCGTACAGCTTGGGCAACGTGCTGACCAAAAAAATTATGGTAGACAGCAACGCCATGACCCACGAAGCCAACACCTTCCACCAGTATTTATTCTCGGCGGTGGTCTTGTTGATTATCTCGTTTTTGGCTGAACCGGTGCCCGCCGCGTCGGCCTTTACCACCAAAGTAGTGCTTTCCATTATCAGCGCGGGGGTGTTTTCCTCGGCGGTGGCCTTCTTATTAATGGTAGCGTTAATCAAACGCTGGGGCGCTACGCGCATGGCCTCGGTAACGTATTTCACCCCTGTGGTGGCCATGGCCAGCGATATGATTGCTTTCGGCCGCATGCCCACCGGGGCGGAACTGGGCGGACTATTACTGATTTTTGCCAGTTTGGTAATGATTCAGAAAAAAGTGGAACCCGAAAGCAAATAA
- a CDS encoding S1C family serine protease produces the protein MRVFLTPFLLLAFLTLPLAAQNNHVLIAEQNAPAVVAINVVKNDGSTFTGTGFVLTPDGLIATSRHVAENALYMNITFNNGAVSGEAVSVAAAGNVDLALLKINARNLPYVTLGNSDTVLPGQNITVIGNPRRLQNTISSGLISQVRKKSDGVIWHQISAPISPSSSGSPVFNAQGEVISVAFASYKGEGNQNLNFAVPSNYLTELATAAGYVLPGAKAGAAPSEEATNPFIAHLQKSWQILKRLFQKI, from the coding sequence ATGAGAGTTTTTCTGACCCCTTTTCTTCTGCTGGCCTTCCTTACCCTGCCGCTTGCGGCCCAAAACAACCACGTCCTGATTGCGGAACAAAACGCGCCGGCGGTAGTGGCCATAAATGTGGTCAAGAATGACGGCTCCACCTTTACCGGAACGGGCTTTGTGCTGACGCCGGACGGGCTGATTGCCACCAGCCGGCACGTGGCGGAAAACGCCTTGTACATGAACATTACCTTTAATAACGGGGCCGTATCGGGGGAAGCTGTATCGGTGGCGGCCGCCGGAAACGTAGATTTGGCCCTGCTTAAAATAAACGCCCGCAATCTGCCTTATGTTACGCTGGGCAATTCCGATACCGTCCTGCCCGGTCAAAACATCACCGTTATCGGCAATCCGCGCCGCCTGCAAAACACCATTTCCTCCGGCCTGATCAGCCAAGTACGCAAAAAATCAGACGGCGTGATTTGGCATCAAATCAGCGCCCCCATTTCCCCCAGCTCCAGCGGAAGCCCCGTGTTTAACGCCCAAGGAGAAGTGATTTCCGTTGCGTTTGCCAGTTATAAAGGGGAAGGCAACCAAAACCTCAATTTCGCTGTCCCCTCCAATTATTTGACCGAACTGGCCACAGCGGCCGGCTATGTGCTGCCCGGCGCCAAAGCAGGGGCGGCTCCCTCGGAAGAAGCAACTAACCCGTTTATCGCCCATTTGCAAAAATCCTGGCAAATTTTAAAACGTTTATTCCAAAAAATATAA
- a CDS encoding GreA/GreB family elongation factor yields the protein MGEPFYVSRKKYEALVNELKDLKNLKAELSNEIGEAAAQGDLKENAEYHAAKEKQTETLIRIQELEIRLRNAQITDDLTVDKSEARIGATVTIRDEAAGIEFTYTLVGSMESNPEKGLLSVKSPLANGVLGKKEGETFEAILPKGPKKYKLVKLEYK from the coding sequence ATGGGAGAACCATTTTACGTAAGCCGCAAAAAATATGAAGCTCTGGTAAATGAGCTGAAAGATTTGAAAAATTTAAAGGCCGAGCTTTCCAACGAAATCGGGGAAGCGGCCGCTCAAGGTGATTTGAAGGAAAATGCCGAGTACCACGCCGCCAAAGAAAAACAAACGGAAACGCTGATTCGCATCCAGGAATTGGAAATCCGCTTGCGAAACGCTCAAATTACCGATGATTTGACCGTGGACAAAAGCGAAGCCCGCATCGGGGCTACGGTAACGATTCGGGACGAAGCGGCCGGCATTGAGTTTACCTATACCTTGGTAGGGTCTATGGAGTCCAACCCGGAGAAAGGGTTGCTGTCCGTTAAATCCCCCTTGGCCAATGGCGTGTTGGGCAAAAAGGAAGGGGAAACCTTTGAAGCTATCCTTCCCAAAGGGCCTAAAAAATACAAATTGGTCAAATTGGAATATAAATAG
- a CDS encoding metal ABC transporter permease: MIAEFLSYGFVQRGLVAGTLVAASCALLGVFLVLKRLSLIGDGMSHVCLTGVAAALLLSANPVYVSVPVVAAASLGIMKLTQKFKIYGDAAIGIVSAAGLSVGLLITALAGGFNTDLLGYLFGSILTVSKDEAVLCALLLAAVLAGLFFFYRDLTSACFDEPFARTRGIAVQAVNTGLVVITSVAVVLAFKVVGIFLISALLIIPPVAALLVSRTFKQVLWLAACFGVGSVWAGVYLSFVFNIPSGATIILVNLLVLACAYGWARMGGTSNAR, encoded by the coding sequence ATGATTGCCGAATTTTTAAGCTACGGGTTTGTACAGCGCGGGCTGGTGGCCGGGACGCTGGTGGCGGCTTCGTGCGCGCTGCTGGGGGTGTTTTTGGTGCTCAAGCGGCTTTCGTTAATCGGGGACGGGATGAGCCACGTATGCCTGACGGGGGTGGCGGCGGCGTTGTTGCTGTCGGCCAATCCGGTGTACGTATCGGTGCCGGTGGTGGCGGCGGCGTCTTTGGGGATTATGAAACTGACGCAGAAATTTAAAATCTACGGGGACGCCGCAATCGGCATTGTCAGTGCGGCGGGGCTGTCGGTCGGGTTGCTGATTACGGCCTTGGCGGGCGGATTTAATACCGATTTATTGGGGTATTTGTTTGGCAGTATTTTGACCGTTTCCAAAGACGAAGCCGTGCTGTGCGCCCTCTTGCTGGCGGCGGTGCTGGCGGGGCTGTTCTTTTTCTATCGGGATTTGACTTCCGCCTGTTTTGACGAGCCCTTTGCCCGCACGCGCGGCATTGCCGTGCAGGCCGTCAATACGGGGCTGGTGGTCATTACTTCGGTGGCGGTGGTGCTGGCTTTTAAAGTGGTGGGCATTTTCCTTATTTCGGCGCTTCTTATTATTCCGCCCGTGGCGGCGCTGTTGGTTTCGCGCACGTTTAAGCAGGTGCTGTGGCTGGCGGCCTGTTTTGGGGTAGGCAGTGTGTGGGCGGGGGTGTATTTATCTTTTGTGTTTAATATCCCGTCTGGAGCGACCATTATTTTGGTCAACTTGCTGGTGCTGGCGTGCGCGTACGGCTGGGCCCGGATGGGGGGAACTTCCAATGCCCGCTAA
- a CDS encoding DUF4912 domain-containing protein, which yields MTQNLSSSALVKPLAKDVHAEADIPSGYGKTESFLLPKDPAWLFLFWEITPNTLDCIKSQYSEDVLKNARTVIRLHDVTNVQFFDGNNSVTHYDMPVIFEARSWYINAPQAGRTYLADLGYLTADGKFILVSRSNSTLLPPGKVSDIVDDKWMIVEGDFQKLLKLAGADYIGLGASELMHVLGQRWKLTELTSSGAPSSWSSFALHLDKVQPEENEDIWLQADCEIIIYGSASKNAIVSINGKEIELKEGKFSIRQHLPAGSVVDLPIKARNAKGDKTRQINIKALREQGN from the coding sequence ATGACGCAAAATTTATCTTCGTCCGCCTTGGTCAAACCCTTGGCCAAAGACGTACACGCCGAAGCGGATATTCCGTCCGGATACGGAAAAACGGAAAGCTTTCTGCTGCCCAAGGATCCCGCTTGGCTGTTTCTGTTTTGGGAAATTACCCCAAACACGCTGGACTGCATTAAAAGCCAGTATAGTGAAGACGTCCTGAAAAATGCCCGCACCGTCATTCGCCTGCACGACGTCACGAACGTACAATTTTTTGACGGGAACAACTCCGTTACGCACTACGATATGCCCGTCATTTTTGAAGCCCGCAGCTGGTACATCAACGCCCCGCAGGCCGGCCGCACCTATCTGGCCGATTTGGGCTACCTGACCGCGGACGGCAAATTCATTTTGGTGTCCCGCAGCAACTCCACGCTGCTGCCGCCGGGCAAAGTGTCCGACATCGTGGACGACAAATGGATGATTGTGGAAGGGGACTTCCAAAAACTTTTGAAACTGGCCGGAGCCGATTATATCGGTCTGGGCGCCAGCGAACTGATGCATGTGCTGGGCCAGCGCTGGAAACTGACGGAACTGACTTCTTCCGGTGCGCCGAGTTCCTGGTCTTCTTTTGCCTTGCACTTAGATAAAGTTCAGCCCGAAGAAAATGAAGACATTTGGCTGCAGGCCGACTGCGAAATCATCATCTACGGTTCCGCCTCCAAAAACGCCATTGTGTCCATCAACGGGAAGGAAATTGAATTAAAAGAAGGCAAATTTTCCATCCGCCAGCACCTGCCCGCGGGCAGCGTGGTGGATCTTCCCATCAAAGCGCGCAACGCCAAAGGCGACAAAACGCGCCAGATAAACATCAAAGCCCTGCGCGAACAAGGAAACTGA
- a CDS encoding glycoside hydrolase family 57 protein, whose translation MGEEKGYLALVLHAHLPFIKHPEYPDFLEEDWFYEAMVETYIPLLNVFENLTEEGTDFRLTMSLTPPLCNMMEDPLLISRFRHYLNQRVELSQKELNRTQGTEFEGVARMYFNKFRRYQDLFENRYHGHVLEGFKKFQDMGKLEIITCCATHGYLPLMVHKESVNAQIKVAANDYRSRFGRSPRGIWLAECAYNPGDDKFLRDEGIRFFFTESHGLLHGTPRPKYGIYAPVYCPQTGVAAFARDMESAQQVWSAESGYPGDPRYREFYRDLGYDLDYDYIKPYLHSDGVRRNIGMKYHKITGKVALNQKQAYNPHEAREVAAMHAGNFMFNRQKQIEYLSTLLDRKPLVVSMYDAELYGHWWYEGIDFLEYLFKKIYYDQKDIKLVTPSEYLEMYPENQVVQPSMSSWGDKGYHDVWLNSGNDWIYRHLIKTSERMMELANKFPHADGLLRRALNQLARELMLMQSSDWAFLMTTGTAKEYSTKRTKDHVKRFNELYEQIQGNRIDEGFVYDLEQKDSIFQQMDYNVYSSAAKEAVLRKY comes from the coding sequence ATGGGTGAAGAAAAAGGTTATTTAGCACTGGTGCTGCATGCGCACCTGCCGTTTATCAAACACCCGGAATACCCGGACTTTCTGGAAGAAGACTGGTTCTACGAAGCCATGGTGGAAACGTATATCCCCCTGCTTAACGTATTTGAGAACCTGACCGAAGAAGGAACCGATTTCCGGCTGACCATGTCGCTTACGCCGCCTTTGTGCAATATGATGGAAGACCCGCTGCTGATCAGTCGCTTCCGCCATTATTTAAACCAGCGCGTAGAGCTTTCCCAAAAGGAACTCAACCGCACGCAAGGCACCGAATTTGAAGGCGTGGCGCGGATGTATTTCAACAAGTTCCGCCGCTATCAGGACTTGTTTGAAAACCGCTACCACGGGCATGTGCTGGAAGGATTTAAAAAATTCCAGGATATGGGCAAGCTGGAAATTATCACCTGCTGCGCCACCCACGGCTACCTGCCCTTAATGGTGCACAAGGAAAGCGTCAACGCCCAAATTAAAGTGGCCGCCAACGATTACAGAAGCCGCTTCGGCCGCAGCCCCAGAGGCATCTGGCTGGCCGAATGCGCCTATAATCCCGGCGACGACAAATTCCTGCGCGACGAAGGCATCCGCTTTTTCTTTACCGAATCGCACGGCCTTTTGCACGGTACGCCGCGGCCTAAATACGGGATTTATGCCCCCGTATACTGCCCGCAGACGGGCGTGGCCGCCTTTGCGCGCGATATGGAGTCGGCCCAGCAAGTCTGGAGTGCCGAATCCGGCTACCCCGGCGATCCGCGCTACCGCGAATTCTACCGCGATTTGGGCTACGACTTGGATTACGATTACATTAAACCGTACCTCCATTCCGACGGCGTCCGCCGCAATATCGGCATGAAATACCATAAAATTACCGGCAAAGTGGCCCTGAACCAAAAACAGGCCTACAACCCGCATGAAGCGCGCGAAGTGGCCGCCATGCACGCCGGAAACTTTATGTTCAACCGCCAGAAACAAATTGAATACTTAAGCACGCTCTTAGACCGCAAACCGCTGGTAGTTTCCATGTACGACGCGGAACTCTACGGGCACTGGTGGTATGAAGGAATTGATTTCTTGGAATATCTGTTCAAGAAAATCTATTACGACCAGAAAGACATCAAGCTCGTTACCCCCAGTGAATACCTGGAAATGTACCCCGAAAACCAAGTGGTGCAGCCGTCCATGTCTTCTTGGGGCGACAAAGGCTACCACGACGTATGGCTCAACAGCGGCAACGACTGGATTTACCGCCACTTGATTAAGACCTCCGAACGGATGATGGAACTGGCCAACAAGTTCCCCCATGCCGACGGCCTCCTGCGCCGGGCGCTGAACCAACTGGCGCGGGAACTGATGCTGATGCAGTCTTCCGACTGGGCCTTCCTGATGACGACGGGAACCGCCAAGGAATACTCCACCAAGCGCACCAAAGACCACGTCAAGCGTTTCAACGAGCTCTACGAACAAATCCAGGGCAACCGCATTGACGAAGGTTTCGTGTACGACTTGGAACAGAAAGACTCCATTTTCCAACAAATGGATTACAACGTCTATTCCAGCGCGGCCAAAGAAGCCGTCCTCAGAAAGTATTAA
- a CDS encoding glycosyltransferase, whose amino-acid sequence MDSHFIPSSSKKNTAVVLGATGNLTFALGVVLKGLKRHSAALLERADVIIYYQNMDEACRRALNQITPCRFVEYHFPHMEGLRPKALRDYGEMTFVRYECFRFLYHYEYVLWLDADILIQEDIADIVQHIPHGIGFRREYYDERVRMNFTQDIAGFKMDAPHYNAGIMAISRQLPAKDFNALADWCYQKTAAITQYLVFPDQGILLLMCQHFGLTIDALPEAYNCEARRKASALKHAAIVHAVGHRKFWKYYYFDEWYQTYREWVKETGLVCQNDFPLLKKLGLLKYPLFQVAPNPGKHPLKLATYLLKALLRRKS is encoded by the coding sequence ATGGATTCCCACTTTATCCCCTCTTCTTCTAAAAAAAATACGGCCGTTGTGCTGGGCGCAACGGGCAACCTGACGTTTGCGCTGGGCGTGGTGCTAAAAGGCTTAAAACGCCATAGTGCAGCCCTGTTGGAACGGGCGGACGTCATCATCTACTATCAAAATATGGACGAAGCCTGCCGCCGGGCGCTCAACCAAATTACGCCCTGCCGGTTTGTGGAGTACCACTTTCCGCATATGGAAGGCCTTCGCCCCAAAGCGCTGCGCGACTATGGCGAAATGACCTTCGTGCGCTATGAATGTTTCCGGTTTCTGTATCACTATGAATATGTATTGTGGCTGGATGCGGACATTTTAATTCAAGAAGACATCGCCGATATCGTACAGCACATTCCGCACGGAATCGGGTTTCGTCGCGAGTATTACGATGAGCGCGTACGTATGAATTTTACGCAGGATATCGCCGGTTTTAAAATGGATGCCCCCCACTATAACGCCGGGATTATGGCCATCAGCCGTCAGCTGCCCGCCAAAGACTTTAACGCGCTGGCGGACTGGTGTTACCAAAAAACAGCCGCGATTACCCAATATCTTGTTTTCCCGGATCAGGGGATTTTGCTGCTGATGTGCCAGCACTTTGGCCTGACGATAGACGCTTTGCCGGAAGCCTACAACTGCGAAGCGCGCAGAAAGGCCTCCGCCCTGAAACACGCGGCGATCGTACACGCGGTAGGGCACCGCAAATTTTGGAAGTATTATTATTTTGACGAGTGGTACCAGACCTACCGGGAATGGGTAAAAGAAACGGGGCTGGTGTGCCAGAACGATTTTCCCCTGCTCAAGAAACTCGGCTTACTTAAATACCCGCTGTTTCAAGTGGCGCCCAATCCGGGCAAGCACCCGCTTAAATTGGCTACGTATTTGCTAAAAGCACTGCTGCGAAGAAAATCCTAA
- a CDS encoding metal ABC transporter solute-binding protein, Zn/Mn family produces the protein MKKHLPAVLFLLAAALIWWLSLAPRRHQVPVAEGAKPRVVTSGYVPYTLAKQLSGGLADVTMLLPANAEPHSFEPTPGALVTVKNADIFIYVSDRIEPWAKDVLSSAGEQTAVVQAAKYAASSDDPHVWMDFQNAKQIARAISFALVQKDPSHRAEYEAHLKAFEKELAELDAAYQTGLASCQSRQVVHVGHLAFGNLTKNYGLSLSALAGSSHDGENSVRRVAELIRFIKDNQIRAIFTEETLSPRLSAAVAEETGAQVLPLYTVEHVSKDDFDRGVTYGELMRRNLDSLQRGLGCQA, from the coding sequence ATGAAAAAACACTTGCCCGCCGTTTTATTTTTATTAGCCGCCGCCTTGATTTGGTGGCTTTCCCTGGCGCCGCGCCGCCACCAAGTGCCGGTGGCCGAGGGGGCAAAACCCCGCGTGGTTACTTCCGGCTATGTGCCGTATACGCTGGCCAAACAGCTTTCGGGCGGGCTGGCGGACGTAACGATGCTCCTTCCCGCCAATGCAGAGCCTCATTCGTTTGAGCCCACCCCCGGGGCGTTGGTAACGGTCAAAAACGCCGATATTTTTATTTACGTTTCCGACCGGATTGAACCGTGGGCCAAAGATGTGCTTTCCTCGGCCGGGGAGCAAACGGCCGTGGTGCAAGCCGCCAAATACGCCGCTTCTTCCGACGATCCACACGTGTGGATGGATTTTCAAAACGCCAAACAAATCGCGCGCGCCATTTCTTTTGCCTTGGTGCAGAAAGACCCTTCCCACCGCGCCGAATACGAAGCCCATTTAAAAGCGTTTGAAAAGGAACTGGCGGAGCTGGACGCCGCGTACCAAACCGGGCTGGCCTCCTGCCAAAGCCGCCAGGTGGTGCATGTGGGGCATTTGGCGTTTGGCAATTTGACGAAAAATTACGGTTTGTCACTTTCGGCGTTGGCGGGGTCTTCCCACGACGGGGAAAATTCCGTGCGCCGCGTGGCGGAGCTGATTCGGTTTATTAAAGACAACCAAATCCGCGCCATTTTTACCGAGGAGACGCTTTCGCCGCGCTTATCGGCGGCGGTAGCCGAAGAAACGGGCGCGCAGGTGCTGCCGCTCTATACGGTGGAACACGTCAGCAAAGACGATTTTGACCGCGGCGTTACCTATGGCGAGCTGATGCGGCGCAATTTGGACAGCTTGCAAAGGGGGCTTGGATGCCAAGCGTAA
- a CDS encoding threonine synthase: protein MKKILNLQCINCGKEHKTSEANFVCTACGGNLEVNYDYKLISKRFSIGKLKDNREFDMWRYMDLLPINDHDKVPHVHVGWTPLYPCKDLAKELHISNLFIKDEGRNPTGSIKDRGSAVAVARALELEQEVIADASTGNASDSLACLTASMPMKTVIFAPKSVPDPKLVQLLVYGAEVIGVDGSYDEAFELCKQSVQKYGWYSRAAGFNPFTREGKKTCAFEICEQLDWEAPDKVVVAAGDGTVLAGLWKGFTDFNKLGIIERMPQMIAVQAEGSAAIAEAFNTHSEVKSVSAHTVADSIVVNYPRDAALALQALQESNGMALTVTDEEILQAIPELARKANIFAEPAGAATYAALKKLVAQGKIERDETVVLVVGGNGLKDIDSAMQVLPKVCVIPPTMAAVEQELKAKGFIK from the coding sequence ATGAAAAAAATCTTAAACCTCCAGTGCATCAACTGCGGCAAGGAACATAAAACCAGCGAAGCCAACTTCGTCTGCACGGCCTGCGGCGGCAATCTGGAAGTCAATTACGATTACAAGCTCATTTCCAAACGCTTCAGCATCGGCAAGCTAAAGGATAACCGCGAATTTGATATGTGGCGGTATATGGATTTGCTTCCTATCAACGACCACGACAAAGTCCCCCACGTGCACGTGGGCTGGACGCCGCTTTATCCCTGCAAAGACCTGGCCAAAGAGCTGCATATTTCCAATTTGTTTATCAAAGACGAAGGCCGCAACCCGACCGGCTCCATTAAAGACCGCGGCAGCGCCGTAGCCGTGGCGCGCGCGCTGGAGTTGGAGCAGGAAGTCATTGCCGACGCCTCCACTGGCAACGCCAGCGACTCTTTGGCCTGCCTCACGGCCAGCATGCCGATGAAAACCGTCATCTTTGCGCCCAAATCCGTGCCCGACCCCAAGCTGGTACAGCTGTTGGTATACGGGGCGGAAGTAATCGGCGTGGACGGCTCGTACGACGAGGCCTTTGAGCTGTGCAAGCAATCGGTGCAGAAATACGGCTGGTATTCCCGCGCGGCGGGGTTCAACCCGTTTACCCGCGAGGGCAAAAAAACCTGCGCTTTTGAAATTTGCGAACAGCTGGACTGGGAAGCCCCCGATAAAGTGGTAGTCGCCGCCGGGGACGGAACCGTTTTGGCCGGGCTGTGGAAAGGATTTACCGATTTTAACAAACTGGGCATTATTGAACGCATGCCGCAGATGATTGCCGTCCAAGCCGAGGGAAGCGCCGCCATTGCGGAGGCGTTTAATACCCACAGCGAAGTAAAATCCGTTTCGGCACATACGGTGGCGGACAGTATCGTCGTCAACTATCCGCGCGACGCCGCCCTGGCCCTACAGGCCTTGCAGGAATCCAACGGCATGGCCTTAACGGTAACGGACGAGGAAATCCTGCAGGCGATTCCGGAACTGGCGCGCAAAGCCAACATCTTTGCCGAACCCGCCGGCGCGGCCACATATGCGGCCCTTAAAAAACTGGTGGCCCAAGGCAAAATAGAGCGCGACGAGACGGTGGTGCTGGTCGTAGGCGGCAACGGCCTAAAGGACATTGATTCCGCCATGCAGGTGCTCCCGAAAGTTTGCGTAATTCCCCCCACCATGGCGGCGGTGGAACAGGAACTCAAAGCCAAAGGCTTCATTAAATAG
- a CDS encoding metal ABC transporter ATP-binding protein: MPSVIEAENLQFAYVRVPVLEGVSFSVQAGDYVGIIGPNGGGKTTLLKLLLGLEKGKGQIKLFGQPLDAFKEWYKIGYLAQKSPVAQSRFPVSAEEVVLMGLSARHGSGVSVGELKQVHEAMQKTRTRDYAGRIFHDLSIGQQQRVLLARALVSNPQLLILDEPSTALDPESREMFFNLLGDLNARQGVTILLITHDTGEVGKYISKFMYIDKTLVFYGTKEEFCHSPEVAAKLGPFAQHTIDHLHNHGQCPLGGMCGEANK; this comes from the coding sequence ATGCCAAGCGTAATTGAAGCCGAAAACCTGCAGTTTGCTTATGTGCGCGTGCCGGTGTTGGAAGGGGTTTCTTTTTCCGTACAGGCGGGCGATTATGTGGGCATTATCGGCCCCAACGGCGGGGGAAAAACGACGCTTCTAAAATTACTGCTGGGGCTGGAAAAAGGCAAAGGGCAAATTAAACTGTTCGGCCAGCCGCTGGACGCGTTTAAAGAGTGGTACAAAATCGGGTATTTGGCGCAAAAAAGCCCGGTGGCGCAGAGCCGGTTTCCTGTTTCGGCCGAAGAAGTGGTGCTGATGGGGCTTTCTGCCCGCCACGGAAGCGGCGTTTCGGTGGGAGAGCTCAAACAAGTGCACGAGGCAATGCAAAAAACCCGCACGCGGGATTATGCGGGGCGGATTTTTCACGATTTATCCATCGGGCAGCAGCAGCGTGTGCTGTTGGCGCGGGCGCTGGTAAGCAATCCGCAGTTGTTGATTTTGGACGAGCCTTCCACGGCGCTGGATCCCGAATCGCGCGAGATGTTTTTTAATTTGCTGGGGGATTTAAATGCGCGGCAGGGGGTAACCATTCTGCTTATTACGCACGACACCGGCGAAGTGGGAAAGTATATTTCCAAGTTTATGTATATTGATAAAACGCTTGTGTTTTACGGCACCAAAGAAGAATTTTGCCACTCGCCCGAAGTGGCCGCCAAACTGGGCCCCTTTGCCCAGCATACTATTGACCATTTGCACAACCACGGCCAATGCCCGCTGGGCGGAATGTGCGGGGAGGCAAACAAATGA
- a CDS encoding type II secretion system protein gives MKNNKGMGLLGLLISVIIMAVLLSLVLKQYAGQTRRALSLPGITAPAQTSPQKKSAPGAKQTPAPCNGRLVGNICVPTQVNSASLDAFEQMNK, from the coding sequence ATGAAAAACAACAAAGGAATGGGTTTATTGGGGTTGCTGATTTCGGTCATTATTATGGCGGTGCTTTTATCGCTGGTTCTCAAGCAGTATGCCGGGCAAACCCGCCGGGCACTTAGCTTGCCGGGGATAACCGCACCGGCCCAGACGAGCCCGCAAAAGAAATCCGCGCCGGGGGCCAAACAGACTCCAGCTCCTTGCAACGGGCGGCTGGTGGGCAACATCTGCGTGCCCACGCAAGTAAACAGCGCCAGTTTGGATGCTTTTGAACAAATGAACAAATAG
- a CDS encoding prepilin-type N-terminal cleavage/methylation domain-containing protein yields MMKNIYSFFPLGKHSGFTLIELLVVV; encoded by the coding sequence ATGATGAAAAACATTTATTCCTTTTTCCCCTTGGGGAAACACAGCGGATTTACGCTGATAGAGCTGTTAGTTGTTGTTTAA